In the Mycolicibacterium thermoresistibile genome, one interval contains:
- a CDS encoding DEAD/DEAH box helicase — MTTSPDGALAEFAGQLDFELDDFQRRACEALENGHGVLVCAPTGAGKTVVGEFAVHLALAAGRKCFYTTPIKALSNQKHHDLVARYGPERIGLLTGDQSINGDAPIVVMTTEVLRNMLYAGSPTLEGLAYVVMDEVHFLADRMRGAVWEEVILHLPEEVRLVSLSATVSNAEEFGGWMQTVRGDTTVVVDEHRPVPLWQHVMVGRRLFDLFDYRAAKSGGEPVVDRNLLRHIEHRREAERLVDWQPRGRGRPPRGRPGLYRPPTRPEVIATLDAEGLLPAITFVFSRAGCDAAVKQCLRSPLRLTSAEERRQIAEIVDRRCADLSDADLIVLGYHEWREGLLRGLAAHHAGMLPTFRHTVEELFTAGLVKAVFATETLALGINMPARTVVLERLEKFDGEQHKPLTPGEYTQLTGRAGRRGIDVEGHAVVLWHPDLDPVEIAGLASTRTFPLRSSFSPSYNMTINLVQQMTPEAAHRLLEQSFAQYQADRSVVGLVRGIERGRRMLAEIAAELGDHSQNGGKNRRESPILEYARLRAKISERERAQSRASRLHRRQAANEALAKLRRGDIIAITHGRRAGLAVVLEPARDADDPRPLVLNEHRWAGRISNADYPGAAAPLGRMTLPRRVEHRQPKVRRDLASALQSAAARLAPEPPRRRRSGPPREPDIDPELESLRRQMRHHPVHRLPDREAKVRLAERYLRIERENAQLQQKVAAATNSLARTFDRIVVLLTERGFIRDEDGDLRVTDDGRLLARIYSESDLLIAECLRSGAWQGLDPAELAAVLSAVLYESRGDTPGSSAEIAMPTGRIRRALNETLRLWTELRADEQRHRISQSREPDSGFAPAIYRWATTGDLTTALEASDVLDTGSPLSAGDFVRWCRQVLDLLDQVRNAAPDPALRTAAKRAIDDIRRGVVAVDAG, encoded by the coding sequence ATGACGACGTCACCTGACGGCGCGCTCGCCGAATTCGCCGGACAACTCGACTTCGAGCTCGACGACTTTCAGCGGCGCGCCTGCGAGGCCCTGGAGAACGGGCACGGGGTGCTGGTGTGCGCTCCCACCGGTGCGGGCAAGACGGTGGTCGGCGAATTCGCGGTGCACCTGGCGCTGGCCGCCGGGCGGAAGTGCTTCTACACCACCCCGATCAAGGCGCTGAGCAATCAGAAGCACCACGACCTGGTGGCCCGATACGGCCCCGAACGCATCGGGCTGCTGACCGGGGACCAGTCGATCAACGGTGATGCGCCGATCGTGGTGATGACCACCGAGGTGCTGCGCAACATGCTGTACGCCGGTTCCCCCACCCTGGAGGGACTGGCCTACGTCGTTATGGACGAGGTGCACTTTCTGGCCGACCGGATGCGCGGTGCGGTGTGGGAGGAGGTCATCCTGCACCTGCCCGAGGAGGTGCGGCTGGTCAGCCTGTCGGCCACGGTCAGCAACGCCGAGGAGTTCGGCGGCTGGATGCAGACCGTGCGCGGCGACACCACCGTGGTGGTCGACGAGCACCGTCCGGTGCCGCTGTGGCAGCACGTGATGGTCGGCCGGCGGCTGTTCGATCTGTTCGACTACCGCGCCGCGAAGAGCGGCGGGGAGCCGGTGGTCGACCGGAACCTGTTGCGCCACATCGAACACCGTCGCGAAGCCGAACGGCTGGTCGACTGGCAGCCGCGGGGGCGGGGCCGCCCGCCGCGCGGCCGGCCCGGGCTGTACCGGCCGCCGACCCGTCCGGAGGTGATCGCCACCCTGGACGCCGAGGGGCTGCTCCCGGCGATCACGTTCGTGTTCTCCCGGGCGGGCTGTGACGCCGCGGTCAAACAGTGCCTGCGCTCGCCGCTGCGGCTCACCTCCGCGGAGGAACGCCGGCAGATCGCCGAGATCGTGGACCGGCGCTGCGCCGACCTCTCCGACGCCGACCTGATCGTGCTGGGCTACCACGAGTGGCGGGAGGGGCTGCTGCGCGGGTTGGCCGCCCACCACGCCGGGATGCTGCCCACGTTCCGCCACACCGTCGAGGAACTGTTCACCGCCGGACTGGTCAAGGCGGTGTTCGCCACCGAGACGCTGGCCCTGGGGATCAACATGCCGGCCCGCACGGTGGTGCTGGAGCGGCTGGAGAAGTTCGACGGCGAGCAGCACAAGCCGTTGACGCCGGGGGAGTACACCCAGCTGACCGGCCGGGCCGGCCGGCGCGGCATCGACGTCGAGGGCCACGCGGTGGTGTTGTGGCACCCCGACCTCGATCCGGTCGAGATCGCCGGGTTGGCCTCCACCCGCACCTTCCCGCTGCGCAGTTCGTTCTCGCCGTCCTACAACATGACGATCAACCTGGTGCAGCAGATGACCCCGGAGGCGGCGCACCGGCTGCTCGAACAGTCGTTCGCGCAGTACCAGGCCGACCGGTCGGTGGTGGGGCTGGTCCGCGGCATCGAGCGGGGCAGACGGATGCTCGCCGAGATCGCCGCCGAACTGGGCGACCACTCCCAGAACGGCGGGAAGAACCGGCGGGAGTCGCCGATCCTGGAGTACGCCCGGTTGCGGGCGAAGATCTCCGAACGGGAGCGCGCCCAGTCCCGCGCGTCGCGGCTGCACCGCCGGCAGGCCGCCAACGAGGCGTTGGCCAAGCTGCGCCGCGGCGACATCATCGCGATCACCCACGGCCGCCGCGCCGGGTTGGCGGTGGTGTTGGAACCGGCCCGCGACGCCGACGATCCACGCCCCCTGGTCTTGAACGAACACCGTTGGGCAGGAAGGATTTCCAACGCCGACTATCCCGGGGCCGCGGCTCCGCTGGGCCGGATGACGCTGCCCAGGCGGGTGGAGCACCGGCAGCCGAAGGTGCGGCGTGACCTGGCCTCGGCGCTGCAGTCCGCCGCGGCCCGGCTGGCGCCGGAACCGCCGCGGCGGCGGCGCAGTGGGCCGCCGCGTGAACCCGACATCGACCCGGAGCTGGAATCGCTGCGCCGGCAGATGCGCCACCACCCCGTGCACCGGCTGCCCGACCGGGAGGCCAAGGTGCGACTGGCCGAACGGTATCTGCGCATCGAGCGGGAAAACGCCCAGCTGCAACAGAAAGTCGCAGCCGCGACCAACTCGCTGGCCCGCACCTTCGACCGGATCGTGGTGCTGTTGACCGAACGCGGCTTCATCCGCGACGAGGACGGGGACCTGAGGGTCACCGACGACGGCCGGTTGCTGGCGCGCATCTACAGCGAGAGCGATCTGCTGATCGCCGAATGCCTGCGGTCCGGCGCCTGGCAGGGGCTGGACCCGGCCGAGCTGGCCGCGGTGCTCTCGGCGGTGCTCTACGAGTCCCGCGGCGACACGCCCGGAAGCTCGGCGGAGATCGCGATGCCCACCGGCAGGATCCGCCGGGCGCTGAACGAGACGCTGCGGTTGTGGACCGAACTGCGCGCCGACGAGCAGCGGCACCGCATCTCGCAGAGCCGCGAACCCGACAGTGGATTCGCCCCGGCCATCTACCGGTGGGCCACCACCGGCGACCTGACCACCGCACTCGAGGCCTCCGATGTGCTCGACACCGGGTCACCGTTGTCGGCAGGCGATTTCGTACGGTGGTGCCGGCAGGTTCTGGACCTGCTCGATCAGGTGCGCAACGCCGCACCGGATCCGGCGTTGCGCACGGCCGCGAAACGCGCCATCGACGACATTCGACGTGGCGTCGTGGCAGTTGATGCCGGGTAG
- a CDS encoding DUF4333 domain-containing protein: MSGPQGPDPTQPWSGQPAPGQDQPSGDPTAAGQNPWQPTASGSEQPQAGAEGQQQWQPPAYGQQPYPPYQQPGQPAYPPPQPTEYNPAAYGQPGQPGQFGQYGQPPGQFGAPPYGQQPGQFGQQPGQYGQFPPYDAARAEGSGPKSKMLLGVLGGVLGLVVIAVLVLGLWKPGFLITTKLDVNAAQTGVQQILTDETNGYGAKNVRDVVCNDGESPTVKKDTSFTCEVSIDGTKRRVTVTFLDDDGTYQVGRPQ; this comes from the coding sequence ATGAGCGGACCGCAGGGACCGGATCCCACGCAGCCGTGGTCTGGTCAGCCGGCGCCGGGACAGGACCAGCCGTCGGGTGATCCGACCGCGGCGGGGCAGAACCCGTGGCAGCCAACGGCTTCCGGATCCGAGCAGCCGCAGGCCGGTGCCGAGGGGCAGCAGCAGTGGCAGCCGCCCGCCTACGGTCAGCAGCCGTATCCGCCGTACCAACAGCCCGGACAGCCGGCGTATCCGCCGCCGCAGCCCACCGAGTACAACCCGGCCGCCTACGGGCAGCCCGGCCAGCCGGGGCAGTTCGGCCAGTACGGCCAGCCGCCCGGGCAGTTCGGCGCGCCGCCCTACGGTCAGCAGCCGGGTCAGTTCGGTCAGCAGCCCGGCCAGTACGGTCAGTTCCCGCCGTATGACGCAGCGCGTGCGGAGGGCTCGGGTCCGAAGTCGAAGATGCTGCTCGGCGTGCTCGGCGGGGTGCTCGGGCTGGTCGTGATCGCCGTGCTGGTGCTGGGCCTGTGGAAGCCGGGCTTCCTCATCACCACCAAGCTCGACGTCAACGCCGCCCAGACCGGTGTCCAGCAGATCCTCACCGACGAGACGAACGGCTACGGCGCGAAGAACGTCCGCGATGTGGTCTGCAACGACGGGGAGAGCCCGACGGTGAAGAAGGACACCAGCTTCACCTGCGAGGTCAGCATCGACGGCACCAAACGGCGGGTGACCGTGACCTTCCTCGACGACGACGGCACCTACCAGGTGGGCCGCCCCCAGTAA
- a CDS encoding 5'-3' exonuclease has product MSAPLLLLDGASMWFRSYFALPSSITAPDGRPVNAVRGFLDTVANLISRERPARLVVCRDDDWRPRWRVDLIPSYKAHRVLQESPGDDTPDVEDVPDDLTPQEDMIFALLDAFGIATAGAPGYEADDVLGTLAARERRDPVLVVSGDRDLLQLVADEPVPVRVLYLGRGMAKATKWGPVEVAEQYGVPVDRAGPAYAELALLRGDPSDGLPGVPGIGEKTAAALLAEYGSLTAIVAAAEDPSSSMPKAQRTRLRAAADYIERAGAVVRVATDAPVSFSTGSDRLPLAAADPRRVADLAAEFGVTSAVGRLQKALDELPD; this is encoded by the coding sequence GTGAGCGCTCCGCTGCTGCTGCTCGACGGCGCCAGCATGTGGTTCCGTTCGTATTTCGCGTTGCCGTCGTCGATCACCGCACCGGACGGCCGGCCCGTCAACGCGGTGCGGGGCTTCCTCGACACGGTGGCCAATCTGATCAGCCGGGAGCGGCCGGCCCGGCTGGTGGTGTGCCGCGACGACGACTGGCGTCCCCGGTGGCGGGTCGATCTGATCCCGTCGTACAAGGCACACCGGGTGCTGCAGGAGAGCCCGGGCGATGACACCCCCGACGTCGAGGACGTGCCCGACGACCTCACCCCGCAGGAGGACATGATCTTCGCGCTGCTCGACGCGTTCGGGATCGCGACCGCGGGCGCACCGGGCTACGAGGCCGACGACGTGCTCGGCACGCTGGCGGCCCGGGAGCGACGCGATCCGGTGCTGGTGGTGAGCGGTGACCGCGATCTGCTGCAGCTGGTGGCCGATGAGCCGGTGCCGGTCCGGGTGCTGTACCTGGGCCGGGGTATGGCCAAGGCCACCAAGTGGGGGCCGGTGGAGGTGGCCGAACAGTACGGGGTGCCTGTGGACCGGGCCGGTCCGGCCTACGCCGAGCTGGCGCTGCTGCGCGGTGATCCCTCCGACGGGCTGCCCGGGGTGCCGGGCATCGGGGAGAAGACCGCCGCGGCGCTGCTGGCCGAGTACGGCTCGCTGACGGCGATCGTGGCCGCCGCCGAGGACCCGTCGTCGTCCATGCCGAAGGCCCAGCGCACCAGACTGCGGGCGGCCGCCGACTACATCGAACGGGCCGGTGCGGTGGTCCGGGTCGCGACCGACGCGCCGGTCAGCTTCTCCACCGGGTCGGACCGGCTGCCGTTGGCGGCCGCCGATCCGCGCCGGGTGGCCGACCTGGCCGCCGAGTTCGGGGTGACCTCGGCGGTCGGCCGACTGCAGAAGGCGCTCGACGAGCTTCCGGATTGA
- a CDS encoding M24 family metallopeptidase: MSANRFSTDVYATRLRAAAAATAEAGLSGLVITPGYDLQYLTGSRAQTFERLMALVVPASGEPTLVLPRLELAVLKDSAVPELGLTVRDWVDGDDPYRLVAEALGAGPSGRPAVTDSMPALHLLPLTDLLGSVPVLATSVLRRLRMIKDPAEIDALRKAGAAIDRVHARVPEFLVPGRTEADVAADIAEAIVAEGHSDVAFIIVGSGPHGADPHHECSDRTLQVGDIVVVDIGGPYAPGYHSDCTRTYSIGEPDPEIARRYAVLQRAQRAAVDAVRPGVTAEQIDAAARDVLAAEGLAEAFVHRTGHGIGLSVHEEPYIVAGNNVPLEAGMAFSVEPGIYFPGQWGARIEDIVIVTADGAEPVNHRPHELVVVVPV; encoded by the coding sequence ATGAGTGCCAACCGATTCAGCACCGACGTGTACGCGACCCGGCTGCGGGCGGCCGCCGCCGCAACCGCCGAAGCCGGCCTCTCCGGGCTGGTCATCACCCCGGGCTACGACCTGCAGTACCTCACCGGGTCGCGGGCGCAGACCTTCGAGCGGCTGATGGCGCTGGTGGTCCCGGCGAGCGGGGAACCGACCCTGGTGCTGCCGCGGCTGGAACTGGCGGTGCTGAAGGATTCGGCGGTGCCCGAGCTGGGGCTGACGGTGCGGGACTGGGTGGACGGTGACGACCCGTACCGGCTGGTGGCCGAGGCGCTCGGCGCCGGTCCGTCGGGGCGGCCCGCCGTCACGGATTCGATGCCCGCCCTGCACCTGCTCCCGCTGACCGACCTGCTGGGCAGCGTGCCGGTGCTGGCCACCTCGGTGCTGCGGAGGTTGCGGATGATCAAGGACCCGGCCGAGATCGACGCGCTACGCAAGGCCGGTGCGGCGATCGACCGGGTGCACGCCCGGGTGCCCGAGTTCCTGGTGCCCGGCCGCACCGAGGCCGACGTTGCCGCGGACATCGCCGAAGCCATTGTCGCCGAGGGGCATTCCGATGTCGCGTTCATCATCGTCGGATCGGGTCCGCACGGTGCCGATCCGCACCACGAATGTTCGGACCGCACCCTGCAGGTCGGTGACATCGTCGTGGTGGACATCGGCGGGCCGTACGCGCCGGGCTATCACTCCGACTGCACCCGCACCTACAGCATCGGCGAACCGGATCCGGAGATCGCCCGCAGATACGCGGTGCTGCAACGCGCCCAGCGGGCCGCGGTCGACGCGGTGCGGCCCGGGGTGACCGCGGAGCAGATCGACGCCGCCGCCCGCGATGTGCTGGCCGCCGAGGGACTCGCCGAGGCGTTCGTGCACCGCACCGGACACGGCATCGGTCTGTCGGTGCACGAGGAGCCCTACATCGTCGCCGGCAACAATGTGCCGCTCGAAGCGGGGATGGCGTTCAGCGTGGAGCCCGGCATCTACTTCCCGGGGCAGTGGGGCGCGCGGATCGAGGACATCGTCATCGTCACCGCCGACGGGGCGGAGCCGGTCAACCACCGCCCGCACGAGCTGGTGGTGGTGGTGCCGGTCTGA
- a CDS encoding F420-dependent biliverdin reductase gives MATSGGKATTRLTNDALAFLSERHLAMLTTLRTDGSPHVVAVGFTFDPQTHIARVITSGGSQKALNAERQGVAVLSQVDGARWLSLEGKASVNTDPAAVRDAELRYAQRYRTPRPNPRRVVIEVLVERVLGSSHLLDRTPAPAD, from the coding sequence ATGGCAACTTCAGGTGGCAAGGCAACCACCCGGCTCACCAACGATGCGTTGGCGTTCCTGTCGGAGCGCCATCTGGCCATGTTGACCACGTTGCGCACGGACGGTTCGCCGCATGTGGTCGCCGTCGGATTCACGTTCGACCCGCAGACCCACATCGCCCGGGTGATCACCAGCGGTGGCTCGCAGAAGGCGCTCAACGCCGAGCGGCAGGGCGTGGCGGTGCTGAGCCAGGTCGACGGCGCGCGTTGGCTGTCGCTGGAGGGTAAGGCGTCGGTCAACACCGATCCGGCCGCCGTGCGCGACGCCGAGTTGCGCTACGCCCAGCGTTACCGCACCCCGCGGCCCAATCCGCGCCGGGTGGTGATCGAGGTGCTCGTCGAACGGGTGCTCGGATCGTCGCACCTGCTCGACCGCACCCCCGCCCCGGCCGACTGA
- a CDS encoding SDR family NAD(P)-dependent oxidoreductase has protein sequence MKDTGGLVVIFGGRSEIGAELAARLAPGATVLLAARRADRLDDQVAAVAAAGAAAVHTREFDADDLDSHAPLVSGIVDEFGPIDTAVLAFGILGDQARAESDPAHAVQIVHTDYVAQVSLLTVLADRMRAAGRGRLVVFSSIAGARVRRANYVYGSAKAGLDGFASGLADALHGTGVHLLIVRPGFVIGRMTEGMDPAPFASTPAQVANAAARALARGRRAVWVPRVIGPLAVTMRFVPRFVWRRMPR, from the coding sequence ATGAAAGACACGGGCGGGCTGGTGGTGATCTTCGGCGGTCGCAGCGAGATCGGCGCCGAACTGGCGGCGAGACTGGCGCCCGGGGCGACGGTGCTGCTGGCGGCGCGGCGGGCGGACCGCCTCGACGACCAGGTGGCCGCGGTGGCCGCCGCCGGCGCCGCGGCCGTGCACACCCGCGAATTCGACGCCGACGATCTGGACTCGCACGCGCCGCTGGTCTCCGGGATCGTCGACGAGTTCGGCCCGATCGACACCGCGGTGCTGGCCTTCGGCATCCTCGGCGATCAGGCCCGCGCCGAATCCGATCCGGCCCATGCGGTACAGATCGTGCACACCGACTACGTCGCGCAGGTCAGCCTGCTCACGGTGCTGGCCGATCGGATGCGGGCGGCCGGACGCGGCAGGCTGGTGGTGTTCTCGTCGATCGCCGGGGCCCGCGTGCGTCGCGCCAACTACGTCTACGGTTCGGCCAAGGCCGGGCTGGACGGGTTCGCCAGCGGGCTGGCCGACGCGTTGCACGGCACGGGTGTGCACCTGCTGATCGTGCGGCCCGGGTTCGTCATCGGGCGGATGACCGAGGGCATGGATCCGGCGCCGTTCGCCAGCACCCCCGCGCAGGTCGCCAACGCGGCGGCCAGGGCGCTCGCGCGGGGCAGACGTGCGGTGTGGGTGCCGCGGGTGATCGGCCCGCTGGCGGTCACGATGAGGTTCGTGCCGCGGTTCGTGTGGCGCAGGATGCCGCGATGA
- a CDS encoding bifunctional cobalt-precorrin-7 (C(5))-methyltransferase/cobalt-precorrin-6B (C(15))-methyltransferase, producing MITVVGIGADGMAGLSAESRAELARATVIYGSERQLGLLDDTVTAERRAWPSPLLPALRSLDPDTDPHVLASGDPLLHGIGATLIRHFGTDRVRILPHVSSVTLACARMGWPVQDTEVISVVTAEVHTAVRRGGRAVVLSRDGGTPAALARLLARTGRGESRLAVLEQLGGPRERRRDGTAERWAADPPTDVDDLNVIAVHYLPDARQGQVLPDDQFDHDGQLTKQSIRAVTLAALAPRPGELLWDVGAGSGSIAIEWCRSATGCRAVAFEQDEQRRERITANAAAFGAPVQVFGAAPAAFGGAPDPAAIFVGGGVTGDGLLEACLQRLPAGGRLVANAVTAESEAVLAQWYSERGGELRRYQHYRGEPIGRFTGWRPAYPVTQWSVTKR from the coding sequence ATGATCACCGTGGTCGGCATCGGCGCCGACGGGATGGCCGGGCTGTCGGCGGAGTCGCGCGCCGAACTGGCCCGGGCCACCGTCATCTACGGATCCGAACGGCAACTCGGTCTGCTCGACGACACCGTCACCGCCGAGCGCCGCGCGTGGCCGTCACCGCTGCTGCCGGCGCTGCGGTCGCTGGATCCCGACACCGATCCGCACGTGCTGGCCAGCGGGGATCCGTTGCTGCACGGTATCGGCGCCACCCTGATCCGGCACTTCGGAACCGACCGGGTGCGGATCCTGCCGCATGTCTCCAGCGTGACGCTGGCCTGTGCCCGGATGGGCTGGCCGGTGCAGGACACCGAGGTGATCAGCGTGGTCACCGCCGAGGTGCACACCGCGGTGCGCCGGGGTGGCCGCGCGGTGGTGCTGTCCCGCGACGGCGGCACACCCGCAGCCCTGGCCCGGCTGCTCGCCCGGACCGGACGCGGTGAGTCGCGGTTGGCCGTCCTCGAACAACTCGGCGGGCCCCGCGAACGCCGGCGCGACGGCACCGCCGAGCGGTGGGCCGCCGACCCGCCCACCGACGTCGACGATCTCAATGTCATCGCGGTGCACTACCTTCCCGACGCTCGGCAGGGCCAGGTGCTGCCCGACGATCAGTTCGACCACGACGGTCAGCTCACCAAACAGAGCATCCGGGCGGTCACCCTCGCCGCGCTGGCGCCCCGGCCGGGTGAACTGCTGTGGGACGTCGGGGCCGGCTCCGGCAGCATCGCCATCGAGTGGTGCCGCAGCGCAACCGGTTGCCGCGCAGTGGCGTTCGAACAGGACGAGCAGCGCAGAGAGCGGATCACCGCGAACGCCGCCGCCTTCGGTGCGCCGGTGCAGGTGTTCGGCGCCGCGCCCGCCGCATTCGGTGGGGCGCCGGATCCGGCGGCGATCTTCGTCGGCGGGGGAGTGACCGGCGACGGGCTGCTCGAGGCCTGCCTGCAGCGGTTGCCCGCCGGCGGACGACTGGTGGCCAATGCGGTCACTGCCGAGTCAGAAGCCGTCTTGGCTCAATGGTATTCGGAACGAGGTGGAGAACTGCGCCGCTATCAGCACTACCGTGGAGAGCCGATCGGACGCTTCACCGGGTGGCGGCCCGCCTACCCGGTCACCCAGTGGTCGGTGACGAAACGATGA
- the cobM gene encoding precorrin-4 C(11)-methyltransferase, producing MTVYFIGAGPGAADLITVRGQRLLSRCPVCLYAGSIMPDDLLALCPPDARIVDTGPLTLDQIVAELADAHARGLDVARLHSGDPAIYSALAEQCRRLDALGIDYEIVPGVPAFAAAAAALGRELTVPGVAQTVTLTRVATLSTAMPPGEDLVTLSKPGATLVLHLAAAQIDAIVPKLLEGGYRPETPCAVVAFASWPEQTVLRGTLADIAEQMRQAGITKTAVIIVGDVLAAEGFTDSYLYSAGRRRGSRH from the coding sequence ATGACCGTCTACTTCATCGGGGCCGGGCCGGGCGCGGCCGATCTCATCACGGTCCGCGGGCAGCGGCTGCTGAGCCGCTGCCCGGTCTGCCTGTACGCCGGTTCGATCATGCCCGACGATCTGCTCGCGCTCTGCCCGCCGGATGCCCGCATCGTCGACACCGGACCGCTCACGCTCGACCAGATCGTCGCCGAGCTGGCCGACGCCCACGCCCGGGGCCTGGACGTGGCCCGGCTGCACTCCGGGGATCCGGCCATCTACAGTGCGCTGGCCGAGCAGTGCCGCCGGCTCGACGCGCTCGGCATCGACTACGAGATCGTTCCCGGCGTGCCGGCGTTCGCCGCCGCGGCGGCCGCGCTGGGCCGGGAACTGACCGTCCCCGGGGTGGCGCAGACGGTCACGCTGACCCGGGTGGCCACCCTGTCGACCGCGATGCCGCCCGGTGAGGACCTGGTCACCTTGTCGAAACCCGGCGCCACCCTGGTGCTGCACCTGGCCGCCGCTCAGATCGACGCGATCGTGCCGAAGCTGCTGGAGGGTGGCTACCGTCCCGAAACCCCCTGTGCAGTAGTGGCATTCGCCAGCTGGCCGGAGCAGACGGTGCTGCGCGGCACGCTGGCCGACATCGCCGAACAGATGCGGCAGGCCGGCATCACCAAGACCGCGGTGATCATCGTGGGCGACGTGTTGGCCGCGGAGGGGTTCACCGACAGCTACCTGTACTCGGCGGGACGGCGGCGGGGGAGCCGGCACTGA
- a CDS encoding cobalt-precorrin-6A reductase, producing the protein MRILLLGGTGEARALAARLHPDVGVISSLAGRVPDPALPVGDVRIGGFGGPQGLRRWLSENPVDAVIDATHPFAATMTATAAQVCADTGVPHLVLVRPAWPTDGAIVVRSDRDAARAVREHRFTRVFVTSGRSSLPAFTDVDAWFLIRVVTPPEQRVLPRRHELLLSRGPYHLEGERNLLRHHRIDALVTKNSGGRMTRAKLDAAAELNIPVIMVDRPALPPGVTTVSTVAEAVDWVSSLRG; encoded by the coding sequence ATGCGCATCCTGCTGCTCGGCGGCACCGGGGAGGCCCGCGCACTGGCCGCGCGCCTGCACCCCGACGTCGGCGTGATCAGCTCGCTGGCCGGCCGGGTCCCCGACCCGGCGCTGCCGGTCGGCGACGTGCGGATCGGAGGATTCGGCGGGCCGCAGGGGTTGCGCCGCTGGCTCTCGGAGAACCCGGTCGACGCCGTGATCGACGCGACCCATCCGTTCGCGGCGACCATGACCGCCACCGCGGCGCAGGTGTGCGCCGACACCGGGGTGCCGCACCTGGTGCTGGTGCGGCCGGCCTGGCCCACCGACGGTGCGATCGTCGTCCGGTCCGACCGTGACGCCGCCCGGGCGGTGCGGGAGCACCGGTTCACCAGGGTGTTCGTGACCTCGGGGCGCTCCAGCCTGCCGGCGTTCACCGACGTGGACGCATGGTTTCTGATCCGGGTGGTCACCCCACCGGAGCAGCGGGTGTTGCCGCGGCGCCATGAGCTGCTGTTGTCGCGCGGCCCCTACCACCTCGAGGGCGAGCGGAACCTGCTGCGACACCATCGGATCGACGCGTTGGTCACCAAGAACAGCGGCGGACGGATGACCCGGGCCAAACTCGACGCCGCGGCGGAGCTGAACATCCCGGTGATCATGGTGGACCGGCCGGCGCTGCCTCCGGGTGTCACGACGGTGAGTACCGTCGCCGAGGCGGTGGACTGGGTCAGCTCGCTGCGGGGTTGA
- a CDS encoding phosphotransferase family protein, producing the protein MSTVLSIPSGPAEVTPEWLSTVLSADGTPVRVRSVDVVPIGTGQTGATYRLTVGYETERADLPPTFAIKLPAQDESVRERVALGYRAEHAFYTRVAAHMAIPVPHCYHCEIGGDGAEFAMLMADMAPAVQGDQIVGCSPAEARLAVTALAGLHGPSWCDPQWADVPGIAMPKPDDAAAEGLGEIAEMAADITIDKLGPRMRPEDRETTLTAMSMVTAWLRTEKSRFALMHGDYRLDNMLFDPDRTRVTVVDWQTMGAGLPARDLSYFLGTSLLPEVRSEVERDLVEVYHRALRSHGVADYDSETCWRDYRLGMLQVPLLTVLGFAFAASTERGDDMMLTMLERGGRAIRELDSLELVNPAAS; encoded by the coding sequence ATGAGCACTGTTCTGTCCATCCCGAGCGGGCCGGCCGAGGTGACGCCCGAGTGGCTGTCGACCGTGCTGAGCGCCGACGGCACCCCGGTGCGGGTGCGCAGCGTCGATGTGGTGCCGATCGGCACCGGCCAGACCGGTGCGACGTACCGCCTCACCGTCGGCTATGAGACCGAACGGGCCGATCTGCCGCCGACGTTCGCGATCAAGTTGCCCGCCCAGGACGAGTCGGTGCGCGAACGGGTGGCGCTCGGCTACCGCGCCGAACACGCCTTCTACACCCGGGTGGCGGCGCACATGGCGATTCCGGTGCCGCACTGCTACCACTGCGAGATCGGCGGTGACGGAGCGGAATTCGCGATGCTGATGGCCGATATGGCGCCGGCCGTGCAGGGGGATCAGATCGTCGGTTGCAGCCCGGCGGAGGCCCGGCTGGCGGTCACCGCGCTGGCCGGCCTGCACGGCCCGAGCTGGTGCGATCCGCAGTGGGCCGATGTGCCCGGTATCGCGATGCCCAAACCCGATGACGCCGCGGCGGAGGGGCTCGGCGAGATCGCCGAGATGGCCGCGGACATCACCATCGACAAGCTCGGCCCCCGGATGCGCCCGGAGGACCGGGAGACCACGCTGACGGCCATGTCGATGGTGACCGCGTGGCTGCGCACCGAGAAGTCCAGATTCGCGCTGATGCACGGCGACTACCGGCTCGACAACATGTTGTTCGACCCGGACCGCACCCGGGTCACCGTCGTGGACTGGCAGACCATGGGCGCCGGGCTGCCCGCCCGCGACCTGTCCTATTTCCTCGGGACCAGCCTGCTGCCCGAGGTCCGGTCGGAGGTGGAACGGGACCTCGTCGAGGTCTACCACCGCGCGCTGAGGAGCCATGGAGTCGCCGATTACGACAGCGAAACCTGTTGGCGGGATTACCGATTGGGGATGCTGCAGGTGCCGTTGCTGACGGTGCTGGGATTCGCCTTCGCGGCGTCGACCGAGCGCGGCGACGACATGATGCTGACCATGCTGGAGCGCGGCGGCCGGGCGATCCGCGAACTGGACAGCCTGGAACTGGTCAACCCCGCAGCGAGCTGA